The Papaver somniferum cultivar HN1 chromosome 6, ASM357369v1, whole genome shotgun sequence genome segment tgcaataaataattttaatcacaaagaattgtattgatgtcgatctacacaactaatcaatctaatctaccacaaggataaaccgattatagttggatcctcttttactgaaacaagtattgtgcacaccaaatattatgaaccaaaAACAGacatcttcaaagtcttctttgtcttcaaatattcttagatcttcaataaacacatgcacacaatcaacttgaatctcttgtgataaatcacgcacagaacggagtctgttaacaatagatttccagaagacgtatttagatctacaaacagtctaaatatccccgtcgaaatttcgatctagtttgagtgaatcttatatcagaagagaagattctcaagcataaacaaactgagtgcaatcaaagttcaaccaccgttagtcaatcaaatcaatcgaaaataaaagataaactgtaattatttagtttcccaccactgtactaatagagcttctcaatcccaaagaagtatttaaactgagtgcccgtaagagatttctcctaattaggttactctcctctccgaataggcggctccaccagtagcagcacaactgcgatagttttgctgtctctgaggattagtttgctcaaaatgcaaactttgatatttatagaccagggaagtttggacaccaaggaatttccaaaaccgaaaatattctcaagatatgcaatatattccagattcggtttccataattcctggaaatgctttatccaaataatgaccgaaaatctcttagaaaatctccaactagcaaatgcacattactaattttcattttccaaaaataaaattaaaaaccttaaataaaagattctcaatttattttattcgatccggaattttctttctttagctattaaggaataactttgaacaattaaaaataagcgttactgcacatgttcaaagtatataaacatctttactttgtaagtcctctttcatacttacaatcttgaaaccaatttgccacacttccaaacaagtttagaattggttcatctgacttccaagaactacgtgattgatcaagaacactaaatcactaaacatgggttccacggttctaccaaaacaagtttcggttctacctccatgtgggtactttGCATAGTGACGCTTGTTTCCAAAATTCCGTTGACTaggtacaaggatcgattccccacatatatatggtatctaacttgtacttgttgcacgtgtccataggatcggttcccctttgcctaaaaacatgttgcacgtgtccataggatcggttcacctttctactaaaaacttgctgcacctcatacaaggatcgattcccctttgtgataggtttcgcctcttaccaggatcggttcccctttaccaagactaggtcataccaataacactgaatcaatcataccatctcaggtgattacttaagatcggtttgtCATGTACCTATCTAAAAGGAGGGTGCCCCTTATCGTATTGGTCGCCAGTCTTTAACATTAGTTATGTTTAGCTTAGTAGATTGATTAATTAGTCAGTTAATCTTAGTTGTAATGATGGATTGGGATATTAACACCTGGGCTATTGAGAGACGTTGATGCTAGGTGAGGAAAGGATGGATTTATAAGCAGATCGAGCCTGTAAgaatagttcaagcaaattataATCAATTGAATCGTTTATTCGATTTTAGGTTGTGTTCTTCGGAACAAATaggcttgattcgtgagaatTGAGATATTATCAGCGTTGATGATCCAAACCGTGTTATTGTACATCTAGGtacataacaattggtatcataTTCGTTCGATCCATGGGGGATTTGTTGTATCGAGTTAGTGAGAAATGTGCAATCTATAACCATATACTTGATTTGAAGAGACAATATCAAGATGTGCTTAAGGATGTACCTTCACCAAGTTGAAATTATCGTCTTTGGAAAATACATTATCAAATCTCCATTGCCAATCTTAGATGGGAATCAATTAAAATACCACCATTAGAAGAACAATTCGTTAATGGAGTTCTGAATGCCAAGGCTACAAAAGAGGAAGAGGTTGTCATTGACAAATTGGTACCTGAATTCAGTCAATACTCTTCAGAAGAGAAGCAATTAGATTCAATCCATGGGGTTAGAGAAGCTGAACAGATTCCGGAAGAAATTCACTCTGACGAACCAACAGTGGAGGAAGCTATGGTTCCTGAAGAAACAAAACCTGAAGAGATGTTTGTGGATGAAGAATTGATTGTTGATTCTCTCGATTCCCTTGATGCGTTGATTCCATCATTTTTCTTTGATGACAAAGAAGATACAACCACtgatttagaagatgatgattgtCTCAATTTCGAATTGCTCATTCCTTCGTttttcttcaaggaaaaggaagaTTTACTTGCTGAGGTGAATTTTCAAACTATAGCAGTTCCGAGTAATGAAGGTAGTTGTGAGAAACTCCAAAGCTCGAAGGAGTTCGTCAGTGGTCACAACAACGTAATTAGTAAGAATCGTTTTTCTCTTCTTCCTGATTATACTCGGTTATTGTTTGATCGTGGAAAATATTTCAAACTCATTAAACGTTTTTGTTACTTAGATGGAATTTATGAATTTGGTTTTTGCACTATATGTCTGTTCAATtttaatgaatgaatgaaatggaAATTCTGTGTCTGAGCTAGTCTCTAAGAATGGGTACTGGTCAGCTTCTTGGTCTGGTGATTCAATCGATTGTATACCAACTAATGAGGGTGTTATTAGTACTACTAGAATGATAATTGGTAAAACATATGAGAATCAAGCTGTGAATTCGAGTGGTGTTAGAATTGATTTTCTCTTACAGCTCAAAATGGGTAAGGGTAACGTTTTTGATCGTGGGAAAGTAATTGAACTTCTGAAAAGGTATTCTAAATTTTCTGTAGAGTTGAAATTGTTGGATGCATACTATAGGAGACTTGTTCTGGAGCTGCTTTATAAACATGGGTATCCATTTCAATTGTTGTTTATGAATACCAGTGGGTCGATATTTTTTGAAACTGCTGACAATAGTTATGAGAGTAAGCTATTTGCTCGATGGATATATGATCGAGGTAAATGTGCAATTTCTTCTTGGATTTCTTATGCGAAGTTGATTTTTCGATTACTTCCTAACCTTGGGTAtgaatcaaaattttgggttataCATTTACTGGTTCCTGTATGCGTTGTTCATCCTACGGATATTCAACTTGATAGTAAGTTGTTTGTTCAAATGCCAGAGAAAGATAAAATTTTGTTCGCTAGAGTAGTTACTATTCATATGGCTATTCAGTTGTTGGTACAAATGCTTGAAATGTGGAGGCCAGTATTTTTTCGTTTGCAGCTGGAGTGTGGTTTGGGTCATGTGATTGCAGTTCATTCTCTCGGATTATTGGTAGTCACTCAGATTCATTTAGGGAGTTTTATCTATGAGTTTATTATATTCAATACTGTAATCATACTTCACTATGGGTTCTCATATCTGCCACCTTGGGCCTTCTTTCATGTTGCGCCGTGGTTTTCTAAGTTTCAGGGTAATTGGTTTGACCAGATTGATCGAACTTGTACATTGGTTAGACAGGTATCTTCACAGCTGATTCAGTTTGACAGTTCAACTAGTGATttttcttatgagaatttgaTTTTTCTGTTGATCTTTGGGTACCACTCATACTTTTTGGCTGTACAATATATTGTTTTTCTATGTGTTACTGATGTTGACATTGTCGAGGAGAGGAAACTGACTATTACAATAGCTGCGAGAACTGGAATTCACTTGGTTGAGAATGTAGTGGAGATATTGAATTGTGGTGATGCTCAAACATTCATACTTGTTGAATGGTTGGAGGTTAGTGCAagtgaacatgagcacaatcaGTGGTTGCCAAAAACTATGTACGTCTATAGGAGTATTTGTTTTATGTCCTCTGGATACTTACTTTCTGGTTTTAGTTACTTTTGGGGTTCGGCATCTCGCGCAAAGGTAGATTATACTGGGCCCAATCTTTTATACAGAGCATGAGAACTCAGGACATGTGCATAGTGTTTCATTTTCGATttatgtgtatgttggtggatTTATTCAGGTGGAAATCTACGTTGTGTTCAATTGTTTTCTCGACTGTCAAACAACTTGTGCTCGATATTATACACATTCCAAGTGTGTCGTTGGTAGTCTCGTTGTGATGGAAATGTAAAGAAAATTTTGATACTCATCTTGATTGTGTACTAGTGCGAATTTCTGTATGGGCCTTTACTGAAGACGCTATGCAGCTAGAGGGTGCTTTCTTTGGCTTTGATGCAAAGGATGAGTGGATGTTTAGCAGTTTGGGAAGAAGCACTAGATACTTCAGTTCAATGGTAGCAATTATAAGAGAAACTAGAACCAGGTATGAGCACAGCAGTACACAGGCCAATGATCAGTTGCTTTCTGGGTTAGGAGTTGAAGTATTTAAAGGCTTCGCAGGCCAATTCTTCAGCTTTGAGGTTAAATGTCTACTCATGATGATTGAAATTCTTCATGTATTAGCGTGGATTGATTACTTGAGGTGGAAATTCCAATTGTTTCCAAATGTAGGGTGGAGTATGGATAGTTTCAGCTGGAATTATCACATTCAGGTTATCGAACTGGTGGAACAGGAGTGGAGGCCAACCCATCTCCAAAAAAATCTTAACTGGCAGATACATGTTGTACTAGCTCAGTGTTGCAATCCAGCATTTACCAAAGGAAATGCTCATGCTGTCTCTGGAGAAGTTATCAACGTCAGGCTTATATCAGTCTTGCAGAAAGTGGGTGTTGAGGTTATAGGAAAGTTGGTGGAAGGTAGCTTGACATCAGGGAGGAATTCTTATCCTAGTTGGCGTTCCTTTTCTTGCAGTGCAACTAATAAAGTCCACCAAGCTACATTTGCTACTAAATTGAAATTTTTCTCAGAGGACATGTTTGTGGCTTTGCACAGTTCATTTGGTATGATCAGGATCCAGACTGGCATTTTTGAGCAGATAAAATGCTTTCCTTGTTGTAGTCAGTTGCTGGGTTTCTTAATTTGGTACAAATGGCGTTCCAGGGGAGAGTTATTCTTGGGCATGGAAAGTGGAAGTGTTGGCAAGTTACAACTGCACACACAGGTTCAGTTAGCTCACATCAATGCTGCAGTTGGTGCTGGAGGTATTGAGAAGCAAAAAAACATGACCAGGCATGACAAGCTGAGTACTACGGAAAAGTGGTTGATATCAGTTCTTGATGGAGTTACGGCAAAGCCTTGCATCTCAATCCTTCATCCTTGAGGGCAAGGATGTTGTAGAGGGGAAGGTATTGTCATGTACCTATCTAAAAGGAGGGTGCCTCTTATCGTATCGGTCGCCGGTCTTTAACATTAGTTATGTTTAGCTTAGTAGATTGATTAATTAGTCCATTAATCTTATTTGTAATGATGGGTTGGGATATTAACACCTGGGCTATTGAGAGACGTTGATGCTAGGTGAGGAAAGGATGGCTTTATAAGAAGATCGAGTCTGTAAGAACAGTTCAAGCAAATTATAATCAATTGAATCGTTTATTCGATTTTAGGTTGTGTTCTTCGGAACCAATAGGGCTTGATTCGTGAGAATTGAGATATTATCAGCGTTGATGATCCAAACTGTGTTATTGTGCATCTAAGTACATAAcac includes the following:
- the LOC113288723 gene encoding uncharacterized protein LOC113288723, which produces MIIGKTYENQAVNSSGVRIDFLLQLKMGKGNVFDRGKVIELLKRYSKFSVELKLLDAYYRRLVLELLYKHGYPFQLLFMNTSGSIFFETADNSYESKLFARWIYDRGKCAISSWISYAKLIFRLLPNLGYESKFWVIHLLVPVCVVHPTDIQLDSKLFVQMPEKDKILFARVVTIHMAIQLLVQMLEMWRPVFFRLQLECGLGHVIAVHSLGLLVVTQIHLGSFIYEFIIFNTVIILHYGFSYLPPWAFFHVAPWFSKFQGNWFDQIDRTCTLVRQVSSQLIQFDSSTSDFSYENLIFLLIFGYHSYFLAVQYIVFLCVTDVDIVEERKLTITIAARTGIHLVENVVEILNCGDAQTFILVEWLEVSASEHEHNQWLPKTMYVYRSICFMSSGYLLSGFSYFWGSASRAKVEIYVVFNCFLDCQTTCARYYTHSKCVVGSLVVMEM